A DNA window from Myxocyprinus asiaticus isolate MX2 ecotype Aquarium Trade chromosome 15, UBuf_Myxa_2, whole genome shotgun sequence contains the following coding sequences:
- the LOC127452646 gene encoding replication protein A 32 kDa subunit-like: MWNQGKYGEASMAGYTQSPGGFGSPAASQGGEKKGRSRAQQIVPCTVSQLMSAVQAEDVFKVGQVEIAQVTIVGIIRSTDKSTINIQYKVDDMTAAPMDVKQWIDTEDMGVDNSVIPPSTYVKVSGNLRSFQNNRSLVAFSIRPLEDMNEVTSHMLEVVHAHMQQSKPQAMMGGGGGMSMMPTSHTSMAVMGSAGGYSGASMMLVNGLSANQNQVLSLIKSCHDPQGISMHDLKQKLNSMSVTVIRQIVDFLSNEGHIFSTIDEDHFRSTDNEV, encoded by the exons GAAAATATGGTGAAGCCAGTATGGCTGGATACACACAGTCTCCAGGAGGATTTGGATCGCCAGCTGCCTCTCAGGGGGGAGAGAAGAAAGGG AGATCACGGGCACAGCAGATTGTTCCCTGCACAGTGTCCCAGCTTATGTCTGCAGTGCAGGCAGAGGACGTCTTTAAAGTGGGACAGGTAGAGATTGCACAG GTAACTATTGTTGGAATTATAAGAAGCACTGACAAATCAACAATCAACATCCAGTACAAGGTAGATGACATGACTGCAGCTCCCATGGATGTGAAGCAGTGGATAGATACAGAG GACATGGGTGTTGATAACTCTGTCATTCCTCCAAGCACTTACGTCAAAGTCTCCGGCAACCTTCGCTCTTTCCAG AACAACCGGTCTTTGGTTGCATTCAGCATAAGACCTCTGGAGGACATGAACGAAGTTACTTCACACATGCTGGAGGTTGTTCATGCTCACATGCAGCAGAGCAAACCACAGGCCATG ATGGGAGGTGGAGGAGGGATGAGTATGATGCCCACTTCGCATACCAGCATGGCTGTCATGGGGTCAGCAGGGGGCTACTCAGGTGCTAGTATGATGCTTGTCAATGGATTGAGCGCCAACCAGAACCAA GTTTTGAGTTTGATCAAGAGCTGTCATGATCCCCAAGGCATCAGCATGCATGACCTCAAGCAGAAGCTGAACAGCATGAGCGTCACTGTCATCAG GCAAATTGTGGATTTTCTCAGCAACGAAGGACACATTTTCTCCACCATCGATGAGGACCACTTCAGATCAACAGACAATGAAGTCTAA